One genomic segment of Hypomesus transpacificus isolate Combined female chromosome 5, fHypTra1, whole genome shotgun sequence includes these proteins:
- the mrm1 gene encoding rRNA methyltransferase 1, mitochondrial isoform X1, with amino-acid sequence MATWNLTLHCSRLFVYNRLFAQVANLRVSSQFASYHPTSTLQRRDGEAKPDVRKRRSVLPSAGDQHRPAVSGTWQGHHGAEDIPEIPAVKKVWRADAPGPRESRPWAEGRVSSELQKLSLDDFPKAREKVGKDSKEERNSETLFGVSPCLLALTQGRRRARRLYVKEGDASKRASVQQVCEEAHRRGVQIQRVSKKELDKMCSGRVHQGVCLQASPLTFLSEDEPSKPPSAGSAPPLWLVLDAVQDPMNLGAILRSAYFLGVDRIASSLHNSCPLTPVVSKASSGVMEVMELYGYESLADMLKVKVSQGWQVVGTVGAEGRGFPAPVLCCSEFSMTRPTLLLMGGEGGGLSPELCLQCEVLLTIPPLRALVPGVESLNVSVATGILLHSLLSPRRGGQR; translated from the exons ATGGCGACATGGAATCTCACGCTACACTGCTCAAGGCTATTTGTCTACAATAGACTTTTTGCGCAGGTGGCAAATCTGAGAGTAAGTTCTCAATTTGCATCCTATCATCCCACCAGCACTCTCCAAAGAAGAGACGGTGAGGCGAAACCAGACGTTAGGAAGCGGCGTAGCGTTCTCCCCAGCGCTGGTGATCAACACAGGCCCGCCGTGTCCGGGACATGGCAGGGGCATCACGGGGCCGAAGACATACCGGAGATACCGGCCGTGAAAAAAGTTTGGAGGGCCGATGCCCCGGGTCCCAGGGAGAGCCGACCCTGGGCTGAAGGAAGAGTGTCGTCTGAGCTCCAGAAACTCAGTCTGGACGACTTCCCTAAGGCGCGTGAAAAGGTCGGAAAAGACTCgaaagaagagagaaacagCGAGACTTTGTTCGGGGTGTCGCCTTGTCTGCTGGCACTGACCCAGGGCAGGAGGCGGGCCCGGAGGTTATATGTGAAGGAGGGAGACGCGTCTAAACGGGCCTCGGTTCAGCAGGTGTGTGAAGAGGCCCACCGGAGGGGGGTGCAGATACAGAGGGTCAGTAAAAAGGAACTGGATAAGATGTGTTCTGGAAGGGTCCACCAGGGCGTGTGTCTACAAGCCAGTCCTCTCACTTTCCTCTCCGAGGACGAGCCTTCGAAGCCCCCAAGCGCCGGCAGCGCCCCCCCCCTCTGGCTGGTCCTGGACGCGGTGCAGGACCCCATGAACCTGGGAGCCATCCTCCGCTCTGCATACTTCCTAGGGGTGGACAGGATCGCCAGCAGTCTTCACAACAG CTGTCCCCTGACACCCGTGGTGAGCAAGGCCAGCTCAGGGGTGATGGAGGTCATGGAGCTGTATGGATATGAAAGCCTGGCTGATATGCTGAAG gtgaaAGTGTCTCAGGGCTGGCAGGTGGTGGGGACAGTTGGGGCGGAGGGGCGGGGCTTCCCGGCTCCTGTGCTCTGTTGCTCAGAGTTCAGCATGACCAGACCCACACTGCTGCTCATGG gtggagaggggggtggtctCTCTCCAGAGCTGTGCCTGCAGTGTGAGGTCCTGCTGAcgatccctcccctcagagcccTGGTCCCCGGGGTGGAGTCCCTGAACGTGTCTGTGGCTACAG GCATCTTGCTGCATTCTCTTCTGTCGCCGCGGAGAGGAGGCCAGCGCTGA
- the mrm1 gene encoding rRNA methyltransferase 1, mitochondrial isoform X2, with translation MATWNLTLHCSRLFVYNRLFAQVANLRVSSQFASYHPTSTLQRRDGEAKPDVRKRRSVLPSAGDQHRPAVSGTWQGHHGAEDIPEIPAVKKVWRADAPGPRESRPWAEGRVSSELQKLSLDDFPKAREKVGKDSKEERNSETLFGVSPCLLALTQGRRRARRLYVKEGDASKRASVQQVCEEAHRRGVQIQRVSKKELDKMCSGRVHQGVCLQASPLTFLSEDEPSKPPSAGSAPPLWLVLDAVQDPMNLGAILRSAYFLGVDRIASSLHNSCPLTPVVSKASSGVMEVMELYGYESLADMLKVKVSHGWRCVSLGEGVSWLEVCVSR, from the exons ATGGCGACATGGAATCTCACGCTACACTGCTCAAGGCTATTTGTCTACAATAGACTTTTTGCGCAGGTGGCAAATCTGAGAGTAAGTTCTCAATTTGCATCCTATCATCCCACCAGCACTCTCCAAAGAAGAGACGGTGAGGCGAAACCAGACGTTAGGAAGCGGCGTAGCGTTCTCCCCAGCGCTGGTGATCAACACAGGCCCGCCGTGTCCGGGACATGGCAGGGGCATCACGGGGCCGAAGACATACCGGAGATACCGGCCGTGAAAAAAGTTTGGAGGGCCGATGCCCCGGGTCCCAGGGAGAGCCGACCCTGGGCTGAAGGAAGAGTGTCGTCTGAGCTCCAGAAACTCAGTCTGGACGACTTCCCTAAGGCGCGTGAAAAGGTCGGAAAAGACTCgaaagaagagagaaacagCGAGACTTTGTTCGGGGTGTCGCCTTGTCTGCTGGCACTGACCCAGGGCAGGAGGCGGGCCCGGAGGTTATATGTGAAGGAGGGAGACGCGTCTAAACGGGCCTCGGTTCAGCAGGTGTGTGAAGAGGCCCACCGGAGGGGGGTGCAGATACAGAGGGTCAGTAAAAAGGAACTGGATAAGATGTGTTCTGGAAGGGTCCACCAGGGCGTGTGTCTACAAGCCAGTCCTCTCACTTTCCTCTCCGAGGACGAGCCTTCGAAGCCCCCAAGCGCCGGCAGCGCCCCCCCCCTCTGGCTGGTCCTGGACGCGGTGCAGGACCCCATGAACCTGGGAGCCATCCTCCGCTCTGCATACTTCCTAGGGGTGGACAGGATCGCCAGCAGTCTTCACAACAG CTGTCCCCTGACACCCGTGGTGAGCAAGGCCAGCTCAGGGGTGATGGAGGTCATGGAGCTGTATGGATATGAAAGCCTGGCTGATATGCTGAAG gtgaaGGTGTCTCatggctggaggtgtgtgtctctAGGTGAAGGTGTCTCatggctggaggtgtgtgtctccaggtga
- the LOC124467697 gene encoding dehydrogenase/reductase SDR family member 13-like: protein MIYLLVGVGVGFGIYIFLVETLFKSSKCKGNAVMAGRTVIITGGNTGIGKATAMDLARRGARVILACRNQVKAESAISDINKRTGSTDVVFMHLDLGSLQSVRAFAKTFLKSEPRLDLLINNAGLVADGRTEDGFGVEFGVNHLGHFLLTCLLLERLKEGPRARVITLASMAYQWGSIDFDKLHTSKDLGSGRYSWQFFAAYCNSKLCNVLFTHELARRLKGSNVTCYSVHPGVVKTELSRNVSLWQKVFIEPISTLLFLDPEAGAQTTLHCALQEGLEPLSGGYFCCCSLQELSSRGRDDAVAKKLWDVSERLCGLS, encoded by the exons ATGATCTATTTGTTAGTTGGGGTTGGAGTCGGATTTGGGATTTATATCTTCCTTGTCGAGACTCTCTTCAAAAGTTCAAAATGCAAAGGAAACGCGGTGATGGCAGGGAGGACGGTAATTATTACTG GTGGCAACACAGGCATCGGCAAGGCTACGGCGATGGATCTGGCCAGGCGAGGGGCCAGGGTCATCCTAGCCTGTCGTAATCAAGTCAAAGCTGAATCTGCTATCAGCGACATAAACAAG AGAACGGGGAGCACTGACGTGGTGTTCATGCACTTGGACTTGGGGAGCCTACAGTCAGTGCGAGCGTTCGCTAAGACATTCCTGAAGTCTGAGCCCAGACTGGATCTTCTTATTAACAATGCTG GCTTGGTGGCAGACGGCCGTACGGAGGATGGTTTTGGGGTTGAGTTTGGGGTGAACCACCTGGGCCACTTCCTGCTGACCTGCCTTCTTCTGGAGCGGCTGAAGGAGGGGCCCCGTGCCCGCGTCATCACCCTGGCCTCCATGGCCTACCAGTGGGGCAGCATCGACTTCGACAAGCTCCACACCAGCAAGGACCTGGGCTCTGGGAGATACAGCTGGCAGTTCTTTGCTGCCTACTGCAACAGCAAGCTGTGCAACGTTCTGTTCACTCACGAGCTGGCCAGGAGGCTGAAGGGCTCCAACGTTACGTGTTACAGCGTTCACCCAG GAGTGGTGAAGACAGAGCTGTCCCGTAACGTGAGCCTGTGGCAGAAAGTGTTCATCGAGCCCATCTCCACGCTGCTGTTCCTGGACCCTGAGGCTGGAGCCCAGACCACGCTGCACTGCGCCCTGCAGGAGGGGCTGGAGCCGCTGAGCGGAGGCTActtctgctgctgctccctCCAGGAGCTGAGCAGTCGCGGCCGAGACGACGCTGTGGCCAAGAAGCTGTGGGACGTGAGCGAGAGGCTGTGTGGCCTCTCTTAG
- the dhrs13a.1 gene encoding dehydrogenase/reductase SDR family member 13, translating into MFTLLVIAAGIVTAYILLHLMVLKLPKCKSNVQLHGKVVIVTGANTGIGKTTALDLARRGGRVILACRDKRRAEEAILDIVKETGNREVVFMALDLGSMQSVRSFAENFLKSESRLDILINNAGLMSGGQTVDGVGMIFGVNHLGHFLLTLLLLERLKEGGPSRVVTVASKGYEFGRIDFSCIDNHKDLGLGDSDWNLFEKYCHSKLCNVLFTHELATRLQGSNVTCYSLHPGAIKTEIGRYARFGWKCVMTPITALFFVDAVSGAQTTLHCALQEGLESLSGRYFSSCSVQEVQAKAKDDEAARKLWEVSERLCGMS; encoded by the exons ATGTTTACACTGCTAGTTATTGCGGCTGGAATAGTCACGGCTTATATATTACTGCATTTAATGGTTCTGAAACTACCCAAATGTAAAAGTAATGTGCAGTTACATGGGAAAGTCGTAATAGTTACAG GCGCCAACACTGGCATTGGTAAAACAACCGCGTTAGACCTGgccaggagaggaggtagggttATCCTGGCCTGCCGAGACAAGCGGAGGGCAGAAGAAGCCATTCTCGACATCGTCAAG GAGACGGGGAACAGGGAAGTTGTGTTCATGGCCCTGGATCTTGGAAGCATGCAGTCAGTGAGATCCTTCGCTGAGAACTTCCTTAAATCTGAGTCCAGACTGGACATTTTAATCAACAATGCTG GGTTGATGAGTGGTGGTCAGACTGTGGATGGAGTGGGGATGATCTTTGGTGTGAACCACCTGGGCCACTTCCTGTTGACTCTCCTCCTGCTGGAGCGTCTGAAGGAGGGAGGTCCCAGCAGAGTGGTCACCGTGGCCTCCAAAGGTTATGAGTTCGGCCGTATTGACTTCAGCTGCATAGACAATCACAAGGACCTGGGCTTGGGAGACTCAGACTGGAACTTGTTTGAGAAGTACTGCCACAGCAAACTGTGTAACGTCCTGTTCACTCATGAGCTAGCCACGAGACTCCAGGGCAGCAATGTCACCTGCTACAGCCTTCACCCAG GTGCAATCAAGACAGAGATCGGGCGCTATGCTAGGTTTGGGTGGAAGTGTGTGATGACGCCAATCACAGCTCTGTTCTTTGTGGACGCGGTGTCTGGAGCCCAGACCACCCTGCACTGCGCCCTGCAGGAGGGCTTAGAGAGCCTGTCTGGACGCtacttctcctcctgctcagtCCAGGAAGTCCAGGCCAAAGCCAAGGATGACGAGGCTGCCAGAAAGTTGTGGGAAGTTAGCGAGAGACTTTGTGGCATGTCTTGA